One window from the genome of Mugil cephalus isolate CIBA_MC_2020 chromosome 23, CIBA_Mcephalus_1.1, whole genome shotgun sequence encodes:
- the LOC125001118 gene encoding target of Nesh-SH3-like isoform X2 translates to MDTSVLLLLRVSVLLLGGTSVLRGVPAQRVRASLQNMKVRIRATGDTVVLEFVRPRPDVKLEGFVLGYGSSVFSRQFIQIPEDGRTYHTELDAEPKYLVAVQPIPANDVTKHCTGEAPLDKPLHLVIGSVSPTAVLLSWGNQLKAPYEGDVMDQCLEEGFYTIRYREKNRKWIYQTCPTSDTVIDNLKPNTPYEFSVRSNKHDRSGAWSKPVVHQTTRGNNAQKTFKLRSPVPKPMNPLVFFPPRPVLLNGTRPRLSSAINSPGFPGVPRTSFGPPARTSLRFIKNPNSVGKPGGTVKVNNLKHVDESSILNLKVSTAKTTKQERKRTLTTTSPTTVSPTTTSPTMTSPPTVSPATSAPRQETWEESDLFQSEPTSDLDAMGKKRYTAPHVVYQTGKKPDEPCSITSSLGYFPQGERGETNVTSPPRSPPTNVTVVTVEGCPSFIILDWERTDNDTTEYEVISTAKGPDGEQVSILTTNQTHTAVENLKPESSYEFKVKPKNELGAGPPSEPVSFSTESADPRVSENISGKDAIWTQFPFRTDSYSDCHGKQYVKRTWYRKFVGVQLCNSLRYKIYLSDSLNGKFYNVGDQTGFGEDHCQFVDSFLDGRTGQQLRADQLPSRPGFYRAVRQEPVHFGQMGRHSHVNYVS, encoded by the exons ATGGACAccagcgtcctcctcctcctccgggtctctgtcctcctcctgggaGGGACCAGCGTCCTCAGAGGTGTCCccgctcagagagtcagag CCAGTCTCCAGAACATGAAGGTCCGGATCAGGGCCACCGGGGACACCGTCGTTCTGGAGTTTGTGCGTCCCCGTCCAGATGTGAAGCTGGAGGGTTTTGTCCTCGGCTATGGGAGCAGTGTCTTCTCCAGACAGTTCATCCAGATACCAGAGGACGGACGGACCTACCACACCGAGCTAG ATGCAGAGCCCAAGTACCTGGTGGCCGTTCAGCCAATCCCAGCCAACGATGTCACGAAACACTGCACAG GTGAAGCCCCCCTGGATAAGCCGCTCCACCTGGTGATCGGCTCCGTCAGCCCCACGGCCGTGCTCCTGTCCTGGGGAAACCAGCTGAAGGCGCCTTATGAAGGGGACGTCATGGACCAGTGTCTGGAGGAAGG GTTCTACACCATCCGCTACCGGGAGAAGAACAGGAAGTGGATCTACCAGACGTGTCCGACCAGTGACACGGTCATTGATAACCTGAAGCCCAACACGCCGTACGAGTTCAGCGTTCGCTCCAACAAACACGACCGCAGCGGCGCCTGGAGCAAACCGGTGGTCCACCAAACCACCAGGGGCA ATAACGCTCAGAAGACGTTCAAGCTGCGCAGTCCTGTCCCCAAACCGATG aacccTCTGGTCTTCTTCCCTCCTCGGCCTG ttCTGCTCAATGGGACGAGGCCTCGACTCTCCAGCGCCATCAACAGTCCTGGTTTCCCTGGAGTACCACGAACGTCCTTTG GACCTCCGGCTCGTACGTCCTTACGCTTCATCAAGAACCCGAACTCCGTGGGCAAACCTGGAGGAACAG TGAAGGTCAACAACCTGAAACACGTTGACGAGTCGTCCATCCTGAACCTCAAGGTCTCGACGGCCAAAACGACCAAACAGGAACGCAAACGCACCCTGACGACGACTTCCCCAACAACGGTTTCCCcgacaacaacttctccaacaatgACTTCCCCACCAACGGTTTCCCCGGCAACCTCTG CTCCTCGACAGGAAACCTGGGAGGAGTCAGACCTCTTCCAGTCTGAGCCGACCTCTGACCTGGACGCCATGGGGAAGAAGCGCTACACAG caccacatgTCGTCTACCAAACTGGAAAGAAGCCGGATGAGCCGtgctccatcacctcctccctcGGCTACTTCCCTCAGGGCGAACGTGGCGAGACCAACGTGACGTCTCCGCCCAGGTCTCCGCCCACCAACGTCactgtggtgactgtggagggaTGTCCATCCTTCATCATCCTGGACTGGGAGCGGACTGACAACGACACCACTG AGTACGAAGTGATCTCCACGGCTAAAGGACCAGACGGAGAGCAGGTCTCCATCTTAACCACCAACCAAACCCACACGGCTGTGGAGAACCTCAAACCAGAGAGCAG TTACGAGttcaaagtgaagccaaagaaCGAGTTGGGTGCAGGTCCTCCCAGTGAACCGGTCTCCTTCAGCACCGAGTCCG CCGACCCGAGGGTGAGCGAGAACATTTCAG GAAAAGACGCCATCTGGACCCAGTTCCCCTTCAGAACGGACTCGTACTCTGACTGCCACGGCAAACAGTACGTCAAGAGGACGTGGTACCGTAAGTTTGTGGGCGTCCAGCTGTGCAACTCGCTGCGCTACAAGATCTACCTGAGCGACTCCCTGAATG GTAAATTCTACAATGTGGGCGACCAGACTGGTTTCGGTGAAGACCACTGTCAGTTTGTAGACTCGTTCCTGGATGGACGGACGGGCCAGCAGCTCCGGGCGGACCAGCTTCCGTCCAGACCCG GTTTCTACCGAGCCGTACGCCAGGAACCCGTCCACTTCGGACAGATGGGAAGACACTCCCACGTCAACTACGTCTCTTG A
- the LOC125001118 gene encoding target of Nesh-SH3-like isoform X1, whose product MDTSVLLLLRVSVLLLGGTSVLRGVPAQRVRASLQNMKVRIRATGDTVVLEFVRPRPDVKLEGFVLGYGSSVFSRQFIQIPEDGRTYHTELDAEPKYLVAVQPIPANDVTKHCTGEAPLDKPLHLVIGSVSPTAVLLSWGNQLKAPYEGDVMDQCLEEGFYTIRYREKNRKWIYQTCPTSDTVIDNLKPNTPYEFSVRSNKHDRSGAWSKPVVHQTTRGNNAQKTFKLRSPVPKPMNPLVFFPPRPVLLNGTRPRLSSAINSPGFPGVPRTSFGPPARTSLRFIKNPNSVGKPGGTVKVNNLKHVDESSILNLKVSTAKTTKQERKRTLTTTSPTTVSPTTTSPTMTSPPTVSPATSAPRQETWEESDLFQSEPTSDLDAMGKKRYTAPHVVYQTGKKPDEPCSITSSLGYFPQGERGETNVTSPPRSPPTNVTVVTVEGCPSFIILDWERTDNDTTEYEVISTAKGPDGEQVSILTTNQTHTAVENLKPESSYEFKVKPKNELGAGPPSEPVSFSTESADPRVSENISGKDAIWTQFPFRTDSYSDCHGKQYVKRTWYRKFVGVQLCNSLRYKIYLSDSLNGKFYNVGDQTGFGEDHCQFVDSFLDGRTGQQLRADQLPSRPGFYRAVRQEPVHFGQMGRHSHVNYVSWYECGTPIPGKW is encoded by the exons ATGGACAccagcgtcctcctcctcctccgggtctctgtcctcctcctgggaGGGACCAGCGTCCTCAGAGGTGTCCccgctcagagagtcagag CCAGTCTCCAGAACATGAAGGTCCGGATCAGGGCCACCGGGGACACCGTCGTTCTGGAGTTTGTGCGTCCCCGTCCAGATGTGAAGCTGGAGGGTTTTGTCCTCGGCTATGGGAGCAGTGTCTTCTCCAGACAGTTCATCCAGATACCAGAGGACGGACGGACCTACCACACCGAGCTAG ATGCAGAGCCCAAGTACCTGGTGGCCGTTCAGCCAATCCCAGCCAACGATGTCACGAAACACTGCACAG GTGAAGCCCCCCTGGATAAGCCGCTCCACCTGGTGATCGGCTCCGTCAGCCCCACGGCCGTGCTCCTGTCCTGGGGAAACCAGCTGAAGGCGCCTTATGAAGGGGACGTCATGGACCAGTGTCTGGAGGAAGG GTTCTACACCATCCGCTACCGGGAGAAGAACAGGAAGTGGATCTACCAGACGTGTCCGACCAGTGACACGGTCATTGATAACCTGAAGCCCAACACGCCGTACGAGTTCAGCGTTCGCTCCAACAAACACGACCGCAGCGGCGCCTGGAGCAAACCGGTGGTCCACCAAACCACCAGGGGCA ATAACGCTCAGAAGACGTTCAAGCTGCGCAGTCCTGTCCCCAAACCGATG aacccTCTGGTCTTCTTCCCTCCTCGGCCTG ttCTGCTCAATGGGACGAGGCCTCGACTCTCCAGCGCCATCAACAGTCCTGGTTTCCCTGGAGTACCACGAACGTCCTTTG GACCTCCGGCTCGTACGTCCTTACGCTTCATCAAGAACCCGAACTCCGTGGGCAAACCTGGAGGAACAG TGAAGGTCAACAACCTGAAACACGTTGACGAGTCGTCCATCCTGAACCTCAAGGTCTCGACGGCCAAAACGACCAAACAGGAACGCAAACGCACCCTGACGACGACTTCCCCAACAACGGTTTCCCcgacaacaacttctccaacaatgACTTCCCCACCAACGGTTTCCCCGGCAACCTCTG CTCCTCGACAGGAAACCTGGGAGGAGTCAGACCTCTTCCAGTCTGAGCCGACCTCTGACCTGGACGCCATGGGGAAGAAGCGCTACACAG caccacatgTCGTCTACCAAACTGGAAAGAAGCCGGATGAGCCGtgctccatcacctcctccctcGGCTACTTCCCTCAGGGCGAACGTGGCGAGACCAACGTGACGTCTCCGCCCAGGTCTCCGCCCACCAACGTCactgtggtgactgtggagggaTGTCCATCCTTCATCATCCTGGACTGGGAGCGGACTGACAACGACACCACTG AGTACGAAGTGATCTCCACGGCTAAAGGACCAGACGGAGAGCAGGTCTCCATCTTAACCACCAACCAAACCCACACGGCTGTGGAGAACCTCAAACCAGAGAGCAG TTACGAGttcaaagtgaagccaaagaaCGAGTTGGGTGCAGGTCCTCCCAGTGAACCGGTCTCCTTCAGCACCGAGTCCG CCGACCCGAGGGTGAGCGAGAACATTTCAG GAAAAGACGCCATCTGGACCCAGTTCCCCTTCAGAACGGACTCGTACTCTGACTGCCACGGCAAACAGTACGTCAAGAGGACGTGGTACCGTAAGTTTGTGGGCGTCCAGCTGTGCAACTCGCTGCGCTACAAGATCTACCTGAGCGACTCCCTGAATG GTAAATTCTACAATGTGGGCGACCAGACTGGTTTCGGTGAAGACCACTGTCAGTTTGTAGACTCGTTCCTGGATGGACGGACGGGCCAGCAGCTCCGGGCGGACCAGCTTCCGTCCAGACCCG GTTTCTACCGAGCCGTACGCCAGGAACCCGTCCACTTCGGACAGATGGGAAGACACTCCCACGTCAACTACGTCTCTTGGTACGAATGTGGAACGCCCATCCCTGGTAAATGGTAG